The following are from one region of the Silene latifolia isolate original U9 population chromosome 9, ASM4854445v1, whole genome shotgun sequence genome:
- the LOC141599136 gene encoding sialyltransferase-like protein 1: MMGSNHSNIHSKRKHSSMHLVAVLVCFCLFVFFIQSSIFSGGVKKIDLSNRLEVEVLSQFQTSVQQCVANRGLGLTADIIDHCKLKLKYPEGTNSTWVNQQFKKKEPLEYEYDVCEAILLWEQYRNVTTVLTREYLDVRPDGWFDYAAKRIAQLGAKKCYNQSLCDELLSPILPAKPPFHPRQFERCAVVGNSGDLLLTEFGEEIDSHDAVIRDNEAPVNEKYAKYVGLKRTFRLGVRGVARNMIKILKGAPEEVFIIKSVIHRDFNEMIKSIANPVYLFQGIVLRRGAKGTGMKSIELALSMCDIVDIYGFTVDPGYKEWTRYFSEPKKGHNPLQGRAYYQLLECLGVIRIHSPMRAQRNEDWSDIPSRDAIKRAHGAAIRLKQHETTGQFNDAGQFRNCKFWGEKGADYNGPVSGTPDMSEVRKTSNYSKWELMPFENLREEAQEYYKQMEGVSLYKVDGNKLDDLVCVRHSTRSAD; this comes from the exons ATGATGGGTTCAAATCACAGTAACATTCATTCCAAACGCAAACATTCAAGCATGCATCTTGTTGCTGTGCTTGTTTGTTTTTGTCTCTTTGTCTTTTTCATTCAATCTTCCATCTTTAGCG GTGGAGTAAAAAAGATAGATCTTTCTAATAGATTGGAGGTGGAAGTATTATCACAGTTTCAAACTAGTGTTCAACAATGTGTG GCAAACAGAGGACTTGGGCTTACTGCTGATATTATTGACCACTGCAAATTAAAACTTAAGTATCCTGAAGGGACTAATAGCACATGG GTCAATCAGCAGTTTAAGAAGAAGGAACCGTTGGAGTATGAATATGATGTCTGTGAAGCAATTTTGCTTTGGGAACAG TATCGCAATGTTACAACAGTATTGACGCGAGAGTATCTAGATGTCCGTCCAGATGGATGGTTTGACTATGCAGCAAAAAGGATAGCCCAATT AGGAGCTAAAAAATGCTACAATCAGTCCCTTTGTGATGAGCTTCTTAGTCCAATCTTGCCGGCAAAACCCCCTTTTCATCCACGGCAATTTGAAAGATGTGCGGTTGTTGGGAATTCTGGAGATCTATTATTGACAGAATTTGGTGAAGAAATTGACAGTCATGATGCAGTGATACGAGACAACGAGGCTCCCGTTAATGAG AAATATGCGAAATATGTTGGCCTGAAGAGGACTTTTCGCCTTGGAGTCAGAGGTGTTGCTCGTAACATGATTAAAATTCTGAAAGGAGCGC CTGAAGAAGTATTCATCATTAAAAGTGTGATTCACAGGGATTTCAATGAGATGATAAAG AGTATCGCAAATCCTGTTTATCTGTTCCAGGGAATTGTGCTGCGAAGAGGGGCCAAAGGGACAGGGATGAAATCTATAGAACTAGCACTTTCAATGTGTGACATTGTTGACATATATGGTTTCACTGTTGACCCTGGCTACAAAGAATG GACCAGATATTTCTCCGAACCAAAGAAGGGCCACAATCCACTTCAAGGAAGAGCATACTATCAGCTACTGGAATGCCTGGGG GTTATAAGGATACATTCCCCAATGAGGGCTCAAAGGAACGAAGACTGGTCGGACATACCAAGTCGAGATGCGATCAAGAGAGCTCATGGTGCTGCAATACGTTTAAAGCAGCACGAGACAACGGGTCAGTTTAATGATGCTGGACAGTTCAGAAATTGCAAGTTCTGGGGTGAGAAAGGCGCAGACTACAATGGGCCCGTCTCTGGTACTCCAGACATGAGTGAGGTCAGGAAAACGTCAAACTACAGTAAGTGGGAGTTGATGCCTTTTGAGAACCTAAGAGAGGAAGCTCAAGAATACTACAAGCAAATGGAAGGAGTTTCTTTGTATAAGGTTGATGGTAATAAATTGGATGATTTGGTTTGTGTAAGACATTCTACGAGATCTGCAGACTGA
- the LOC141599140 gene encoding light-regulated protein, chloroplastic: protein MQTASTCIVQPFFPSKNGVIRVNSPHKQPFFTTTHASPLKAVSGSFEPLSVNYNSPTSVFPAEACETVGGDACSANMYPEVKLSKSEEKGNKKVTIEQVDRDYFDYNSQSKSVLMGEACDDLGGQFCEAPYKSGVYH from the exons ATGCAGACTGCATCAACATGCATAGTCCAACCATTTTTTCCTTCAAAAAATGGTGTAATAAGAGTAAACTCCCCTCACAAACAACCCTTCTTTACTACCACCCATGCCTCTCCCCTTAAGGCCGTTTCGGGTTCCTTTGAACCATTATCTGTTAACTACAACTCTCCAACTTC GGTGTTTCCTGCAGAAGCATGCGAGACAGTAGGAGGAGATGCTTGTTCTGCAAATATGTATCCTGAAGTGAAACTCAGTAAATCAGAAGAGAAGGGTAACAAAAAAGTTACCATTGAACAGGTTGACAGGGACTACTTTGATTACAATAGTCAATCTAAGAG TGTGTTAATGGGAGAGGCATGTGATGATCTTGGAGGTCAATTTTGTGAGGCTCCTTACAAGAGTGGTGTCTACCACTAG
- the LOC141599137 gene encoding putative pentatricopeptide repeat-containing protein At2g01510, whose amino-acid sequence MNQKYWSNAVYKISSSIKTRQSIRPQSNPQNVIDARIIKTGFDPNTTRSNFQMEKLLKSGQLSKARQLFDEMPNRNIFTINTLISGYVRSGDLTNARKLFDDMVSRTNVTWTILIGGYVKYNNPIEAFKLYVGMYDSGTMPDHVTFATLLSGFDDEQTMNEMVQVHAHVVKLGFSSAKTVCNTLVDCYCKCCYLGLGFKLFNEMSERDSVSYNAMITGYTSDGMNREGIELFLGMQKAGFRPSEFTFASILGAGVGLRDLFFGQQIHAFIVKMNFVWNVFVANALLDFYSKNDHVDFSERLFAEMPKVDGVSYNIVISGLSWEAEYGKALALFKELQNAGFDKRNFPFSTLLSLAAYTLNLDIGRQIHCQCIMTTSSSELQIENSLIDMYARCGRFEEANIIFRSQSHRGTVPWTSMISAFVQQGYHEEGLNVFVEMGRAKVGPDQATFASILRATASLASITLGKQLHSSVLKLGFISNVFCGCALLDMYAKCGSMKDADRAFHEMPNRNIVSWNAMISAFAQDGDGAGTIRTFEHMVSSGFQPDSVTLLNVLTACSHRGLVDDGIMYFNNMTEIYNVKPRREHYVTMVDIFCRNGLFEQAKKLMAEMPCVPDEIMLSSILNSCRIHKNLELAKEVSEKLFNMEIRDAAPYVNMSNIYAVSGQWDKVAKVKMAMRERGVKKVPGYSWVEIAHKTHTFSANDKNHPRWEEIRKKIECLSKRMEEEGYKPDTSCVHHDWDEEMKAESLKYHSERIAIAFALISTPEGAPILIMKNLRACADCHAAIKIISKIVDREITVRDSSRFHHFRDGCCSCDDYW is encoded by the coding sequence ATGAACCAAAAATATTGGTCAAATGCAGTCTACAAAATTTCATCCTCAATTAAAACCCGTCAATCAATTAGACCACAATCCAACCCCCAAAATGTCATCGACGCCCGAATCATCAAAACGGGTTTTGACCCGAACACGACACGATCCAATTTCCAAATGGAAAAGCTACTCAAAAGTGGACAACTTTCTAAAGCACGCCaactgtttgatgaaatgcctaaCAGAAACATTTTCACTATTAACACTTTAATTTCAGGTTATGTCAGATCAGGTGACCTTACTAATGCAAGGAAATTGTTTGATGACATGGTTTCTCGGACTAATGTGACGTGGACAATTTTGATTGGTGGGTATGTTAAGTATAACAACCCCATTGAAGCTTTTAAGCTTTATGTTGGAATGTATGACAGTGGGACTATGCCTGATCATGTTACTTTTGCGACGCTGTTATCGGGTTTTGACGATGAACAGACGATGAATGAAATGGTTCAGGTTCATGCCCATgttgtgaaattagggtttagttCAGCTAAGACAGTGTGCAATACTCTGGTGGACTGTTATTGCAAGTGTTGTTACTTGGGTTTGGGTTTTAAATTGTTTAATGAAATGTCGGAGAGAGATTCGGTTAGTTATAATGCAATGATTACTGGGTATACAAGTGATGGAATGAATAGGGAAGGGATTGAACTCTTTTTGGGTATGCAGAAAGCGGGTTTTCGACCTTCTGAGTTCACGTTTGCGTCTATTCTTGGAGCTGGTGTTGGGCTTAGGGATTTGTTTTTTGGTCAGCAGATTCATGCTTTTATCGTAAAGATGAACTTTGTTTGGAATGTTTTTGTGGCTAATGCTTTGCTCGATTTTTACTCAAAGAATGATCATGTTGATTTCTCGGAAAGACTGTTCGCTGAAATGCCAAAAGTTGATGGTGTTTCGTACAACATTGTCATCTCCGGTCTTTCATGGGAAGCGGAGTATGGGAAGGCTCTCGCCCTTTTCAAGGAACTGCAAAACGCGGGATTTGACAAAAGGAATTTCCCTTTCTCGACTTTGTTAAGTTTAGCCGCTTACACGCTTAACTTAGATATAGGTAGACAAATTCATTGCCAGTGTATTATGACAACATCGTCATCTGAACTTCAAATAGAAAACTCTCTTATAGATATGTACGCTAGATGCGGTAGGTTTGAGGAAGCGAATATCATCTTCAGATCTCAATCTCACAGGGGTACAGTTCCGTGGACATCCATGATTTCGGCTTTCGTTCAGCAGGGGTACCATGAGGAAGGCTTGAATGTATTCGTTGAAATGGGTAGGGCTAAAGTCGGCCCAGATCAGGCGACCTTTGCTAGCATCTTAAGGGCTACTGCCAGTCTGGCATCGATAACACTTGGAAAACAATTGCATTCATCTGTACTCAAGTTAGGGTTCATTTCCAATGTCTTCTGTGGATGTGCATTATTAGATATGTATGCAAAATGTGGTTCTATGAAAGATGCTGATAGGGCTTTTCACGAGATGCCTAACAGGAATATCGTGTCTTGGAACGCTATGATTTCTGCATTTGCTCAGGATGGTGATGGTGCAGGTACAATTAGAACATTTGAGCACATGGTTTCATCGGGTTTTCAACCCGACTCTGTGACTTTGCTTAATGTTCTTACTGCTTGTAGCCACCGAGGGCTTGTCGATGATGGAATAATGTATTTCAATAACATGACTGAAATATACAATGTCAAGCCTAGGAGAGAGCATTATGTCACAATGGTTGATATTTTTTGTCGAAATGGGCTTTTTGAACAGGCGAAGAAGCTAATGGCGGAAATGCCCTGCGTCCCTGACGAGATAATGCTGTCATCGATTCTAAACTCGTGTAGGATCCATAAGAACCTAGAGCTTGCCAAAGAAGTGTCGGAAAAACTATTTAATATGGAGATCAGAGACGCTGCTCCTTATGTGAACATGTCAAATATCTATGCAGTATCCGGGCAATGGGACAAAGTAGCCAAAGTAAAGATGGCAATGAGGGAACGAGGCGTTAAGAAGGTACCGGGATATAGTTGGGTTGAGATTGCCCACAAGACGCATACTTTCTCAGCAAATGACAAGAACCATCCAAGATGGGAAGAAATCAGGAAAAAAATTGAATGTCTTTCAAAGAGGATGGAGGAAGAAGGGTACAAACCAGATACGAGCTGTGTACATCATGACTGGGATGAAGAAATGAAAGCAGAGTCCCTGAAATACCACAGTGAACGCATCGCTATTGCATTTGCGTTGATCAGCACGCCAGAAGGCGCACCAATTTTGATAATGAAGAACTTAAGGGCTTGTGCAGATTGTCATGCTGCCATTAAGATAATCTCGAAGATAGTTGACAGGGAAATTACTGTGAGGGATTCGAGTAGATTTCATCATTTTCGAGATGGATGTTGTTCTTGTGATGATTACTGGTAA
- the LOC141599139 gene encoding peroxidase 5-like, with amino-acid sequence MNSKKMQICTSILVLVLFSVFSSLEAELQVGFYNYSCPSAEKIVREEVALAFATNPGIAPGLVRLHFHDCFVRGCDGSVLIDSTTNNTAEKDSPANNPSLRGFEVIDNAKKRIEARCKKTVSCADILAFAARDSVKITQGLFYSVPSGRRDGRISLTADAFPNLPGPQLHLNLLNTSFLSKGLSLDDMVVLSGAHTIGRSHCTTLTQVDNRLYNFSGTNGPDPTLNSTYAAQLQQACPQASTDTTTVVPMDPDTPLKTDTRYYANILANKGLFTSDHALLTDPTTASSVKRFAKDKLFWLNKFTAAMVKMGKIQVLEGTDGEIRLNCRVIN; translated from the exons ATGAACTCAAAAAAGATGCAGATTTGCACTTCTATTCTTGTACTTGTTTTATTTTCAGTGTTTTCGAGTCTTGAAGCTGAGCTTCAAGTCGGGTTTTATAACTATTCATGTCCGTCAGCTGAAAAAATTGTTCGAGAAGAAGTTGCGTTAGCCTTCGCTACTAACCCTGGGATCGCTCCTGGTCTTGTTCGACTCCATTTTCATGATTGCTTTGTTAGG gGATGTGATGGATCAGTTCTCATCGACTCCACTACTAATAACACGGCTGAGAAAGATTCACCAGCGAACAATCCAAGTTTAAGAGGATTCGAAGTAATTGACAATGCAAAGAAGAGGATCGAAGCTAGATGCAAAAAGACCGTTTCTTGTGCTGATATATTGGCTTTTGCAGCAAGAGACAGTGTCAAGATA ACACAAGGGTTGTTTTATTCCGTTCCGTCTGGTAGAAGGGATGGCAGAATTTCATTAACCGCGGATGCGTTCCCAAATCTCCCTGGACCTCAATTACACCTTAATTTGCTCAACACAAGTTTCTTAAGCAAAGGTCTATCTCTTGACGACATGGTCGTCCTTTCAG GAGCACATACAATAGGACGGTCTCATTGCACAACGCTCACACAAGTCGACAACAGATTATACAACTTCAGCGGAACAAATGGGCCGGATCCTACCTTAAACTCAACATATGCAGCACAATTACAGCAAGCTTGCCCACAAGCAAGCACTGACACGACTACCGTGGTTCCCATGGATCCGGATACTCCGTTGAAGACGGATACTAGATACTATGCCAACATTTTAGCTAACAAGGGATTATTTACTTCTGATCACGCTCTTTTGACTGACCCTACCACAGCTAGCTCCGTAAAAAGGTTTGCCAAGGATAAGTTGTTCTGGTTAAATAAATTTACGGCTGCCATGGTAAAGATGGGTAAAATTCAAGTTCTTGAGGGTACTGATGGAGAGATCCGTTTAAATTGTCGGGTTATCAACTAA